The Mucilaginibacter yixingensis genome window below encodes:
- a CDS encoding S-adenosyl-l-methionine hydroxide adenosyltransferase family protein has protein sequence MAIITLTTDLGDKDIYQAALKGSILRLLPTVNIVDITHAVSAFNIQQAAFILKNSFYYFPEDTVHLIGIDTVYNEQTRFLAVKYRNHYFVGADNGIFSLMFTEEPQEMVELTIMQDLKFLHFPLADIFVKAACHLAKGGALSEIGIPVENIEKKMNLQPVIEKNLIKGVVIYIDSFQNVITNITKEFFNRIQRGRRFILYFKRNETITHLSWHYNEVPEGEKLCLFGISDHLEIAINKGNASGLLGLNLGDSVIIDFQ, from the coding sequence ATGGCAATAATAACATTAACTACAGACCTGGGCGACAAAGACATATATCAGGCCGCGCTGAAAGGCAGTATCCTGAGACTATTACCCACGGTTAACATAGTTGATATTACCCATGCCGTTTCTGCATTCAATATACAACAGGCTGCATTCATTTTAAAAAATAGTTTTTACTATTTTCCGGAGGATACCGTGCACCTTATCGGTATTGACACGGTGTATAACGAGCAAACCCGTTTTCTGGCCGTTAAGTACCGTAATCATTATTTTGTAGGTGCCGATAATGGTATTTTTTCATTGATGTTTACCGAAGAGCCGCAGGAAATGGTAGAACTAACCATTATGCAGGATCTGAAGTTTTTACACTTCCCGCTGGCTGATATTTTTGTTAAAGCTGCCTGTCATCTGGCTAAAGGAGGTGCGCTGAGCGAGATTGGCATCCCGGTAGAGAACATCGAGAAAAAAATGAACCTGCAGCCGGTGATCGAGAAGAACCTGATCAAAGGTGTAGTTATTTATATTGACTCATTCCAGAACGTCATTACCAATATAACCAAGGAGTTTTTTAACCGTATACAGCGCGGGCGTCGTTTTATTTTGTATTTTAAACGGAACGAAACGATTACCCACCTTAGCTGGCATTATAACGAGGTACCCGAAGGCGAAAAGCTCTGTCTGTTTGGCATTAGCGATCATTTAGAGATTGCCATAAACAAAGGGAACGCCAGCGGGTTATTAGGGTTAAATCTGGGCGACAGCGTGATTATTGATTTTCAATAG
- a CDS encoding PhoH family protein gives MNELKLSIEHIDPAVLWGPNNDHFEIIKKQYPKLKIVARGSDVKVLGEDHELTVFNEKFQQLVNHVDKFESLNTIDVERILGAKIQPATTMAEPASGDKSSNGEVIVFGPNGIMVKARTANQRRMVDSINKNDIIFAIGPAGTGKTYTAVALAVRALKNKEIKRIILTRPAVEAGENLGFLPGDLKEKIDPYLRPLYDALDDMIPADKLKVYLENRTIEIAPLAFMRGRTLDNCFVILDEAQNATDMQLKMFLTRMGPTAKFIVTGDVTQIDLPKKQQSGLHTALRILPDIKGIDIIYLTGEDVVRHKLVKRILEAYGDIQ, from the coding sequence TTGAACGAACTTAAATTATCAATCGAGCATATTGACCCAGCAGTGCTGTGGGGGCCAAATAATGACCATTTCGAGATCATTAAGAAGCAATATCCAAAGCTTAAAATAGTGGCTCGCGGAAGCGATGTGAAGGTACTGGGCGAAGACCATGAACTAACGGTCTTTAACGAAAAATTTCAGCAGTTAGTAAATCATGTAGACAAGTTTGAATCACTTAACACCATTGATGTTGAGCGCATTCTGGGTGCCAAGATCCAACCAGCAACTACAATGGCAGAACCGGCGTCTGGCGATAAATCATCCAACGGTGAGGTAATCGTTTTTGGCCCGAACGGCATTATGGTTAAAGCGCGTACGGCTAACCAGCGCCGCATGGTTGACAGCATTAACAAAAACGATATCATTTTTGCTATTGGCCCTGCAGGTACCGGTAAAACTTATACAGCGGTTGCGTTGGCCGTAAGAGCGCTGAAAAACAAAGAGATTAAGCGTATCATCTTAACGCGTCCGGCAGTGGAGGCAGGGGAGAACCTGGGCTTCTTACCGGGCGACTTGAAAGAAAAGATCGATCCGTACCTGCGCCCGCTATACGATGCGCTGGACGATATGATTCCGGCTGATAAACTGAAAGTTTACCTGGAAAACCGCACCATAGAGATTGCCCCATTGGCCTTTATGCGCGGCCGTACGCTGGACAACTGTTTTGTGATATTGGACGAGGCGCAAAACGCTACCGATATGCAGCTGAAAATGTTCCTGACCCGTATGGGCCCAACGGCAAAATTCATTGTAACCGGCGACGTAACCCAGATTGACTTGCCTAAGAAACAACAATCAGGCTTGCATACCGCTCTGCGTATTTTACCGGACATTAAAGGCATCGATATTATTTATCTGACCGGTGAAGACGTGGTACGCCATAAGCTGGTTAAACGTATTTTGGAAGCCTACGGCGATATTCAGTAA
- a CDS encoding four helix bundle protein, whose product MPFRFEDLQVWQKALELNDQINIAAEGFPKDELYALVNQMKRAADSVVLNIAEGSTGQTKAVFKVFLNYSLRSAVEVVSCLFIAKRRNYLTQEQFTILYNEYEILVKMITALRNSI is encoded by the coding sequence ATGCCTTTTAGATTTGAAGACCTACAAGTTTGGCAGAAGGCATTAGAGCTTAACGACCAGATCAATATTGCAGCCGAGGGCTTTCCTAAAGACGAACTATATGCTTTGGTAAATCAAATGAAGAGAGCTGCTGATTCTGTGGTTTTGAATATTGCAGAAGGCTCTACAGGACAAACCAAAGCAGTATTTAAAGTATTCTTAAACTATTCTTTGCGATCAGCCGTAGAGGTGGTTAGTTGTCTTTTTATAGCAAAGCGCAGAAACTATCTAACACAAGAACAGTTTACTATATTATATAATGAATATGAGATCTTGGTGAAAATGATCACCGCTCTAAGAAATTCAATTTAA
- a CDS encoding phosphoribosylaminoimidazolesuccinocarboxamide synthase — MIQKAIKETHFNFPGQTSFYKGKVRDVYTVNNQYLVMVVSDRISAFDVVLPEPIPYKGQVLNQIAARFLKATEDIVPNWVVSVPDPSVTIGRICEPFKVEMVIRGYLAGHAWREYSAGKRQVCGVSLPEGLKENDKLPEPIITPTTKAAVGHDEDISKEEILSRGIVSPEDYEQLETYTRAIFARGTEIAAKRGLILVDTKYEFGKVGDTIYLIDEIHTPDSSRYFYSEGYEERQQKGEPQKQLSKEFVRKWLIENNFQGKDGQVVPEMTPEKINEISERYIELYEQIIGEPFVKAEPGDVLNRVEQAVNNELQRL; from the coding sequence ATGATCCAAAAAGCAATAAAAGAAACTCATTTTAACTTCCCTGGTCAAACCAGTTTTTATAAAGGTAAAGTACGCGACGTTTATACCGTTAATAACCAATATCTGGTGATGGTGGTGAGCGATCGCATTTCTGCATTCGATGTAGTTTTACCTGAGCCAATTCCTTATAAAGGACAGGTATTAAACCAAATAGCTGCTCGTTTTTTAAAAGCAACAGAAGATATTGTTCCTAACTGGGTAGTAAGTGTACCCGACCCGAGTGTAACTATCGGTCGCATTTGTGAGCCCTTTAAGGTAGAGATGGTGATTCGTGGTTACCTGGCCGGTCATGCGTGGCGCGAATATAGTGCTGGCAAACGTCAGGTATGCGGTGTAAGTTTGCCAGAGGGTTTGAAAGAGAACGATAAACTGCCAGAGCCTATCATCACCCCAACCACTAAAGCTGCGGTAGGGCATGATGAAGATATTTCTAAAGAAGAAATTTTATCTCGCGGCATTGTGTCGCCAGAAGATTACGAACAACTGGAAACCTACACCCGAGCCATATTTGCAAGAGGTACAGAAATTGCGGCTAAACGTGGCCTGATTTTGGTTGATACCAAATATGAATTTGGCAAAGTGGGCGATACCATCTACTTGATTGACGAGATCCACACGCCAGACTCATCACGGTATTTTTATAGCGAAGGTTATGAAGAACGTCAGCAAAAAGGCGAACCGCAGAAACAGCTATCAAAAGAATTTGTACGTAAATGGCTGATCGAAAATAATTTTCAGGGTAAAGACGGACAAGTAGTTCCTGAAATGACACCTGAAAAGATCAACGAAATATCTGAACGATACATAGAATTATACGAGCAAATTATTGGCGAACCATTTGTAAAAGCTGAGCCAGGTGATGTATTAAATCGCGTTGAACAGGCCGTAAATAACGAATTGCAACGTTTATAA
- a CDS encoding STAS domain-containing protein: protein MKFSVDKHEKYVLVKLNESKINSLVTPQLKSELILINAEGQRNIVLDLSQVKFADSSGLSSLLVGHRLCKNAEGSFILVGLNEAVSRLVTISQLDTVLSIVPTVDEAIDLIFMEEIEKELKKEAK from the coding sequence ATGAAATTTTCTGTAGATAAACACGAGAAATATGTGCTGGTAAAGCTCAATGAGTCAAAGATTAATTCATTGGTAACACCCCAGCTAAAATCTGAACTGATATTGATTAATGCAGAGGGTCAGCGCAATATTGTGCTGGATCTGTCGCAGGTTAAATTTGCTGATTCATCTGGTCTGAGCAGCCTGTTGGTTGGTCATCGCCTGTGTAAAAACGCCGAAGGCTCTTTTATTTTAGTTGGCCTTAATGAGGCAGTATCGCGTCTGGTAACCATCTCTCAGCTGGATACAGTTTTATCTATTGTACCAACCGTTGATGAGGCTATCGACCTCATTTTTATGGAAGAAATAGAAAAAGAGCTGAAAAAAGAAGCAAAATAG
- a CDS encoding ribonuclease Z — protein sequence MKFEVTILGSSSATPIFNRNPTAQALNVNERLYLIDCGEGTQQQMLRYEVKASRIDHIFISHLHGDHYLGLIGLLSSLHLNGRKDPLKLFCPEPLKEIIELQFKYSETNLQYPIEYYFTDPLKPAVILENHDVTVETIPLNHRIACTGFIFKEKKRLRKLMKEKVEQLHIPIEFYSRLKKGEDYTDAKGRVHKNDELTTDSAAPRSYAYCSDTLYDERYFNQIQGVNMLYHEATFLHNMLDRARETHHTTAWQAGDVAVKVGAHELLIGHFSARYKTLNDLLDEAQHVFPNTDLAIEGRTYPIS from the coding sequence ATGAAGTTCGAGGTAACTATACTGGGAAGCAGTTCAGCTACCCCTATTTTCAACAGAAACCCTACAGCACAGGCGCTAAATGTAAACGAGCGCCTGTACCTTATTGATTGTGGCGAAGGCACCCAGCAGCAGATGTTGCGTTACGAGGTAAAAGCCAGTCGTATAGATCATATTTTTATCAGCCACCTGCACGGCGATCATTACCTGGGCCTCATTGGTTTGCTATCGTCTCTGCACCTTAACGGCCGTAAAGATCCACTCAAGCTCTTTTGTCCAGAGCCGCTCAAAGAGATCATTGAATTACAGTTTAAGTATTCTGAAACCAACCTGCAGTATCCTATAGAATATTACTTTACTGATCCTTTAAAGCCTGCCGTTATCCTGGAAAACCATGATGTAACGGTAGAAACCATCCCGCTAAATCATCGCATTGCCTGTACGGGCTTTATCTTCAAAGAGAAAAAACGTCTGCGTAAGCTGATGAAAGAAAAGGTAGAGCAGTTACACATCCCAATTGAGTTTTATTCGCGTCTTAAAAAAGGAGAGGACTATACCGATGCAAAAGGCAGAGTACATAAAAACGATGAATTGACTACTGATTCTGCTGCGCCAAGATCATACGCCTATTGTTCAGATACGCTGTATGATGAGCGTTATTTCAATCAGATCCAGGGCGTAAATATGCTTTATCACGAAGCCACTTTCCTGCACAATATGCTTGATCGTGCCCGCGAAACGCATCACACCACCGCCTGGCAAGCCGGTGATGTAGCCGTGAAAGTTGGTGCCCATGAACTACTGATCGGACATTTTTCTGCCCGTTACAAAACGTTGAATGATCTGTTGGACGAGGCGCAACATGTTTTTCCCAATACAGATCTGGCAATCGAGGGTCGGACGTACCCAATCAGCTAA
- a CDS encoding glycoside hydrolase family 105 protein, which translates to MFKALQLDKSPKSLRFLLSCSIAACLQAVTPVAKAQYTTAKGNDSNTPLHLLKPAYDTPYGVPKPAEIKAVLDRVYGYLDANTFMQLQDKTTGAPVAIAKADANTIFKPGDFRLISYEWGVTYTGMLEAGAATGDKKFTDYSVKRIGFINDVVNQYKAKLKTDPSMNTPVESVLRPKALDDAGAMTAAIIKTVRTGEVKGDVRPMIDNYINYIMNKEYRLKDGTLARNRPLPNTLWLDDLYMSLPALAQMGVLTGDHKYFDEALKQYKLFSGRMFNHERGLYMHGWVEGMEPHPQFHWARANGWGLLTKIELLDALPQDYPGRDYVLGILREHAAGLAQRQDKTGFWHQLLDKNDSYLETSATAIYAYCIARAINKGYLDAKAYGPMALLAWNAVATKVNKQGQVEGTCVGTGMGFDPAFYYYRPVNVYAAHGYGPVLLAGAEIYRLVQKFNYDINDSAVQAK; encoded by the coding sequence ATGTTTAAAGCTTTACAATTAGATAAAAGCCCCAAATCGTTGCGGTTTTTATTGTCATGCTCCATTGCGGCTTGCCTGCAGGCGGTTACGCCTGTTGCAAAGGCTCAGTACACCACGGCCAAGGGTAACGACTCGAACACGCCATTACACCTGTTGAAACCTGCGTACGATACCCCGTACGGGGTACCAAAGCCAGCGGAAATTAAAGCAGTACTTGATCGTGTATATGGCTACCTGGACGCAAACACCTTTATGCAACTGCAAGATAAAACCACCGGTGCTCCGGTGGCAATTGCCAAGGCAGATGCCAATACAATTTTTAAACCCGGCGATTTCCGCCTGATTAGTTATGAGTGGGGAGTTACGTACACCGGTATGCTGGAGGCTGGTGCCGCAACTGGCGACAAGAAATTTACAGATTACAGTGTAAAACGCATTGGCTTTATTAACGATGTGGTAAATCAATATAAAGCCAAACTAAAGACTGATCCGTCTATGAATACGCCGGTAGAGTCGGTATTACGCCCGAAAGCATTGGACGATGCCGGTGCAATGACCGCCGCAATTATCAAGACGGTGCGTACCGGTGAGGTTAAAGGGGACGTGCGCCCGATGATTGATAATTATATCAACTACATTATGAACAAAGAGTACCGCCTAAAAGATGGTACACTGGCCCGTAACCGCCCGCTGCCAAACACTTTGTGGCTGGATGATTTGTACATGAGCTTACCTGCGCTGGCGCAAATGGGTGTGCTTACCGGCGATCACAAGTATTTTGATGAAGCGTTGAAACAATACAAATTGTTCTCTGGCCGCATGTTTAACCATGAGCGCGGTTTATACATGCACGGTTGGGTTGAAGGCATGGAACCGCATCCACAGTTCCACTGGGCGCGTGCTAACGGCTGGGGCCTGTTGACTAAGATTGAATTACTTGACGCATTACCACAAGATTATCCGGGCCGCGACTATGTGTTAGGCATCTTACGTGAACATGCTGCCGGACTGGCTCAGCGCCAGGATAAAACCGGTTTTTGGCACCAATTGCTGGATAAGAATGATTCATACCTAGAAACATCAGCCACCGCTATTTATGCTTACTGTATAGCTCGTGCTATAAACAAAGGTTATCTGGACGCCAAAGCTTATGGCCCGATGGCGCTGTTAGCCTGGAACGCTGTGGCCACTAAAGTGAACAAACAAGGACAGGTAGAAGGTACTTGTGTTGGTACAGGCATGGGCTTTGATCCGGCATTTTACTACTATCGCCCGGTAAATGTGTACGCTGCCCACGGCTATGGCCCTGTATTATTGGCCGGCGCAGAGATTTACCGCCTGGTACAAAAGTTTAACTACGACATTAACGATAGCGCGGTGCAGGCCAAATAA